The Xylanibacillus composti region CGGAGCTGTTCCACTTCTTAATTTGACTCCCTTGTGGAGGGAAGACTGCCATGCAACGGGTGGCGGCAGTCTTCCGTAAGAAACCGAATCCTTCGCCAATCCGCGGCAGAGCGCCGAAAGCACCTTGTGCCGCGGCGGACGTCCTGTTCCGGCAGGACCGCGCGGAGGATTCGGTTTCTTTGTCATGCTCAGACCTTTGCGATCCGGTAAGCGGCAATCTGGCAGGCTGCCGACGAGGAGGCCCGGCGTTATCCCGCCGGGTTTTTGACGATGGTGAAATTGCTGTCCAGCAGCAGCCAGTTTTGCGGGAACGGCAGGCCGAGCTTCCAGTAGCTGATCCCCCGCAAGCCCAGCTCCTTCATGAGATTGAATTTGGCCTGAATGGAGCGGGCATCCTCGAACCAGACCTTGTGGCTTGCCCCCTCGTCATCCACGTAATCGAAATGCGGCGCCTGCGCCTGCCAGTCATATTGGATGGCGGCATTCTCGCGGGCGGCCAGCGCTATGGCAGCCTGCGGACTCAGCGCTCTGGCATATTCGCCGCCGGGAACAAAGGGCAAGGTCCAATCGTAGCCGTACAGGTTCTGGCCCATCATGATCTTGGAGCCCGGCATTTCGGTAAGGGCGTACTCCAGCACCTGCCGAACGGGTCCGATCGGCGATACCGGCATTGGCGGTCCGCCGCTGTACCCCCACTCATAAGTCATGATGACGACGAAGTCTACGATTTCGCCATGAGCGCGGTAGTCATGAGCCTCGTACCAGGCGCCCGCCTGCGTTGCGCTGGTTTTCGGCGCCAAGGCGGTCGAAATCAGATAGCCTTGTTCGTGAATTCGCGCAGCTGCCCTGCGCAAGAAGCGGTTATATGCTTCACGGTCAGCCGGACGCAAAAATTCGAGGTCAAAGTGAATATCGCGAAATCCGTAACGCGCGGCCGCGTCCAGAATATTGTCCAGCAGCCGGGTCTGGACCGCTTCGTCGTTCAGGATAATGCGGCCCAGCTCATCGCTGAACTGCTCGTTTTCCAGGTTGGTGACGACCATCATTAACGTCACGCCATGCTGCTCGGCAACTGCCGGCAAGGACTCCAGCGGCGGGGGATCGAGCGTGCCATCCCGCTGTATCTGGAAGCTGAACGGAGCCAGATAAGTGAGATATGGCGCGGCTTCTTGTGCAGCCTGAAGCAGCTCCGGAGAAACACTTTCACCCCGCGGCTCGATATATGCGTTCGCTTCTGTTGGAACCTTCGGCTGAGGGGGGATATACAGACGCACCCCCACCTGCAGCGGCATATTCAGGTTCAGTTGGTTCACGCTCGCCAGGCGCTGCACTGACAGCCCGAAACGCGCGGCGATTGTGTACAGGCTATCCCCTGGCTGCACCCAATAATATTGGCCGTTAATCGGTATGACCAATGCTTGGCCAACTACTAGCTGGCCAGCATTGGGCAATGCGTTGGCGCGCACGATCTCCTCGACCGTTGTTCCGTATGCCTGCGCAATGCCCCACAATGACTGTCCTGGTTGAATCACATGAATTTGCATGAGCTTGTGCCCTCCGATCCAGAAACTCCCTATCGCTCATATATATTCGCGCAGGTTGGCATTCATACGCCCTTTCCAGCAAAGCCCTTTGTCCACTTCCGGGATGGGTCCATGCTGGAGATCAGTTTGCGTGTGATTCGGCAGGCGACAAATGTTTTCGTTTAAAGACTCGGGTTTTCGCACACGATAGAAAGGACTTCCAGTGTCGGAGGAAAGTGTCATGAAGCGAGAGCAATCAGGCCAGAAAGAGCCAGCGGTTTGGCGGGTATTGCAGGAGCAGTTCGGCGGCATGGCCGATTACCGGAGCCAATCCGTGAAGCAGGACAACAGCGAGCTTATGCTTGCCTATCTGGAGTCTATTGTGGACAGCAAGCTCATTCCGGAGCGACTCGTCAAGCCGTATTACGAAAACAAGGCAATCTATGCCCAGTACTTGGCGGCGCTTGGCCGACCGCTGCAGGATCGGGACGTTCAACAGGCGGCGCAAGCGATGCTCAGCGGGCAAGTGATTTGCTGTCTGGACGGCCAGGTGTTCGCCTGCGAGCTGCGGAAGAAGGAGGCTTCTCCTGTCGGGGAAGCCAAGGTAGAAAAGACGGTTCTGGGGCCAAAGGATACGTTAACCGAGAGCCTGGATTCGAACCTGATTTCATCATCCCGTTAAATGAAATGAGTTCCGCTATTCGGGTGGTGAAGTATGGGTTGATCCTGATGGCCACTTTTTTGTTTGGGCTGTTGGGCGTCATGATCGGGTTTATCGGCTTGCTTTACTATATGTGCAACCTTCGCTCCTACGGACAGCCGTACTTGAAGCTGTTCACCAAGGAGAAGCCGCTGCCTGAAGGGAAGCAGGAGCGCTCGAGATCATCATTGTTCTGAACTTTCCTATCATTATGTTCATTATGTTCAAGGGTGTCACGAACACATATTTGTCCTGGGACGCCATTCGCGAGGCTGTGACGCATGTAGGCCATATGCCCGGCCTGCTGTCTCTGGCGGCGGCTTCAGGATCGGATCAACCGCACGTTCAGCGAGCAGCTGGAGCGCATTCTGAAGGAAGCGCAGCAGCAGGGTATGGATCCTGTAGGGTTCGGCTTGCGTTACCGGGCCATGCATGCGGACGAACAGGAGTGGGAGGACTGGAAGGCCGCTTATCCCGATGCAGGCATTCGTGCGGACGTGCAGGTCACGCTGGAGGGAAGCGGGCTGATTGACTAGGCGATTTTATGGGGCGGATTTCGTGCAACTTTTGCTAGTAGTGGGCGTCTAATTGTGTAATTCAATTATTTCACTAGACAGGAGAGTGAGCAGGAAAAATGACAGCATGGAGGAAAGCTGGGCTTGCTGTTGCTGTAGCGGCTTGTTTGCTGGCGGCTTCCCCTTTCATGCAAGGGGGCGAATGGTTGAAATCACGACCGGCAGCAGCTGCAGATGGAGGAGTCGGGACAGAGCGTACGATTACCGTCACTGGCCAAGGCTCCATGGAGATTGCGCCGGATATCGCGTATGTGCAGCTAGGTATCCAAACCCGCGCCGCGACCGCGCAGGCCGCGCAATCGGAGAATGCCGAAGCCTTCCAGGAGCTTGAGAAGGTTCTGTTCGAAACGTACAAGCTTGATCCCAAAGATGTGCAGACTACGGGTTTCCACGTCAATCCGGAATTCGACTATTCAGACAAGCAGGGGCCTAAAGTGACCGGTTATGCGGTGACGCACGCGATTCAAGTATCTTATCGGGATCTGGAAACGATTGGTCCGCTGCTCGACGCGGCTTCCCGGGCCGGGGTCAACCAGATTAACGGCATACGCTTCGGCACAGAGAAATCCGAACAATATGAAATCGACGTGCTGGCTAAGGCGATGGCGAATGCGCGTGCGAAGGCCGAGGCAATCGCCAAGACCGAGAATCGCACCGTTCAGCAGGTGCTTCACGTTTCGCAAGGGCAAGTGAGCATGCCTGACAACGGGCTGTTCCCTGCGCGGAAGATGGTGGAGCTGACGACGGAGCAAGCGGTGTCTACCCCGATTTCAGCTGGTCAGCTTACGATCAGCACGACTGTTACGGTACAATATTCGTTTTAAGCTTTCGTGTGTCTGACGAGAATAAATAGGGAGAATAAAACAAAGCACTATACGCGAAAAAAGGGGATAGCATGAATGAGCTGGAGTTGGAAGAGGAATATAGCGGCTGTACTGGCAGCCGTTCTGATGATGAGTGCGCTTGGCATATTGCCGGCCGCGGCAGCAGGATCGCCTAATAATAGCGTGGGGGGCACTACGGTACAGGTTGCCCTATATCTGGACAGCAAGCAGGCGTTGTTGAATGGAGAGCCGGTTGATCTGGCATATCCTGCTACCTCGATTGATGGCCGGACTTTCCTGCCCGCCAAGTTTCTGGGCGATTCCTTCGGGTTTCCGGTCATCTGGCATGAAGCTACGCAAACAATTGAGATGCAGCTTCCCGGCGGAAGTACGGTTTTGCTGGATCAGAAGGCCGGGACTGCTTACTTGAACGGCGCGTTTCTGCCATGGGATTCGGTGGCCGCAATCAAGGAAGGCACGCTGCTGGTGCAGATGTCCTGGATTTGTGATTTGATCGGTGCTCAGTACAGCTATGACAGCAATATCCGCAAGATAGAAGTGACCTTTCTGCGTTTGCCGGGTTCCATCTACAATACGCAAACTGGCAATTCCCTGCCTACTGCCAAGTTCGCGTTCACCAAGCCCAGCTACCGATTGGGAGAGCCTGTCGAAACCGTGGATCTCAGCTATGATGCTGACGGCGACGGACTCGTCAAGTATGAATGGTCAGGCAAGCAGGCCGCCTATTTCCGGCCCGGTGAATATGAAGTTACCCTGCGGGTGACCGATTCCCAAGGGAATGTGAGTCCCCCTTACACCCGCAAGCTGAAAATAGACGATATTCCTTACTTAACGGAGGAAGAATATCCATTCTATTACGGAAAAATCGGTTCGATCGTTCCGATGAGCGGAGCGCTCCGCAGTTATGTGAGTCGGATGCCTCGTGTTGACGGGGAGACTCTCCCGGTAGAAGATCGCAAGCTGCTGGTCAGCGACAGCCCGGAGACGATTACGGAGGAAGGCGTCCTGTATCGCGACACGATCCAGGGCAAAGCGCGCATTTATGCGCATCACCTGAACGGTACGGATGAGCCGATCACGGTCGCTGTCATGCTGACTAATCCCGGCCGTGATCCGGTTACGCTGAGAGCGACGAACAAAGGCGAGGTATATCCGAACCTGTATGCGCATTTGATTGGCTATCAGGCTGCGGTTGATTTCCTGTTGCGAGACCCGTTCAACAAGACGGTGACTGTCCCTCCTGGGGAGACTCGGTTATTTATGCAAATGCCGACGATGTATCCTTATCAGGGTATCAATATGATTTATGATGTCGAGACGGATGGTCGGCTTCAGGTGAGTGTCGTGGCCTCTCATCGCTCAGACGGCTTGAATGAAGTTGTGCAGCGAGGACGAGAACTGCCTTACAACGGACATGTGCGCGGCACCTTCGTGCAATCGGATGTCATCAAACGGGTTAACGCGGCGACCATGCGGGAGCCTCACCATATGCTGATTGCCGATGGCACGACCGATCCTTACGTGCAGGGCTATGATGTGTTCCGGGGCGAGTCGGTCACGAACAAAGGCAACTATGGCGTCACTTACAAGGTGCACATCGACAACCCGGGCGAAATGGCGCTGGGCATCGTGGCAAGAGGCGGCTTGTTCAAGGGCGTCTTCAAGATTAACGGCAAAATGGTGCTTGCGCCGCAAAGCGGCACGCTGACCGCCTATGACGGTGTGCTTCTGCTGCACCGCACAACTGGCGAGGAACGCTCGCTTGAAGTGGAATTTATCCCGCCGGCGGGGTCTGCTTTCCCGATCAGTCTCGTTATGTACCCGCTGCGGAAGGAGTAAAGACAGGGCATTATATTCCCTGTTCTCCTTATGTCAAAAAAATCCGGTATCCTTGCTGATCGAATGTGTCAGCAGGGAGCCGGGTTTCGCATTATAAGGTCAACCAGGTTCTGGTTGGCCTTATTTTTATGGGCGTATTACGATGGAGATAGCCGGGAGAACGTGGCGGCTTTAGAGGCAATGACCCCGTCAAAAAAAACGGTTCTCCCACTATTGACCATGTTTTTTTATTCGGAGTATGGGCGGCGGGGCTGGTGGGTGTCGGTGGGAGCTGGCGCTAGATTCCTTGAAGTCAGGTTTCATGGGGGGTGGTGCACGGATAACGGGAATTACTGTTCTTATGGCGCCGTATAACTCATTTTGGCCGATGATTAGCGGAATTTTTTGGTCGTATCCGCATGGGGATTTGTTTCATTCGGGTATGCGAACGGGGATAGGTCCAAATTTTGGTCTTCATTCATACGATCCATCCGATCCTGCTGTTTGAAGACCAATTTATTCCGCTATTTCGACACTTGGTTCTACTTGCGGCAGTTTGCAGGAAAGGCGGGGAGAAGCAACCTTTCAACGTAGAGTAGATGTGCAGGCGGAGGGTGCGAGCGGAGTGTCGATATCAGGCGGTGCAGACGGAGGGTCAGAAGGGATGTGGAGTCGGTGTGTGGTGCTCGGGCAAAATGGCATGAGGAGGAGGCAATTGATAGAGGGGGACAGCGGAAGATATAAGGGGACGGCGGCGACGGTTCGAGATGCTCAGGCGAATGTGGTGGGGCAAAGCATCAATAGGAGGAGGTGCAGACGGACGGCATGAAGGGATTGGGCGACGGTGTGTGGTGTTAAGGCGATGTGGTGGGCAACGGCGAGCGGCAAGTAAGAAAGCGGTGAAAGCAGTCAGGCCTTCCAAAGCAAAAAGGCCGCCCCTGGCCCATATCGCGGCTTCCGGGAGAATCGTTCGATTCTCTCCGTTCAATCCGCCAGACATGAGGTGCCGATGGGCAGCCTTATCGCGCAGTCTTAGCGTGCTCAGCAGACGTGCCGGCTTACGCTTCGCTTGTTTTCGTGATGACCTTGTCGATCAGTCCATAATCGGCTGCTTCGGCAGCGCTCATGAAGTAATCGCGATCCGTGTCCTTCTCGATGCGCTCCAGCGGCTGGCCGGTACGTTCAGACAGGATCTGATTCAGCTTGTCGCGCATCTTCAGGATGCGCTTCGCGCGGATCTCGATGTCCGAAGCCTGGCCCTCTGCGCCGCCGAGCGGCTGGTGGATCATAACCTCGCTGTTCGGCAGGGCAAAGCGCTTGCCCTTGGCGCCGGCTGCGAGCAGGAAGGCCCCCATGGAAGCGGCCATGCCCACACAAATCGTGGAGACGTCCGGCTTAATGAACTGCATCGTGTCAAAAATCGCCATACCGGCCGTGATCGATCCGCCGGGGCTGTTGATGTACAAGTGAATGTCTTTCTCGGGATCATCCGCAGTCAGAAACAGCATTTGCGCAATAATCGCATTGGCCACCTGATCGTTGACAGGTGTGCCGAGCAGAATGATCCGATCCTTGAGCAACCGGGAGTAAATGTCATAGGAACGCTCTCCGCGGTTGGTTTGTTCGACGACATAAGGCACAAAACTCATGAGGCTTTCCTCCTTTACCTGTTCCTGTATATTCAAAAGCCTTTACGTATTTTATTATACCTGATTTCAATACCAAAGGTCAAGAAAGGTCAAACTAGAATCAAAAAAAATGCAGTCGTTCTACCGGACTACCAGTGCACCTTCATTGTGGCGGCAACATGTAGAGAAACGCGCTCGCGAGGGATCGAACCTCGATCTCAGGCTCCGGAGGCCTGCGTCATATCCATTGGACCACGAGCGCATACTAGTTCGTAGAGGAGACAGCGAAACTAATTATAGGCGATCTCGGGGAAAAAAGCAAGGGGCATTCTGTCGCTTGCAATTTGGCAATAAATCCAATAGAATAAAGATTGTCGAGGGTGGGACGAAAAATGTTGGTCTGGGACATATAATGTCCAGCAGTGACGCGAGCTCCCCGATAAATCTCATGGCGCCATGTTCGGATTGGGGTGGGAGAAATTTGAGCAGTTTGCTGGAATTGCAGAAGCAGCTTCTTCCCGAGCTGATGGACGTCATGAAGAAGCGGTATACGATTCTCCATCATATCAAGCTTAGCGGCAGCATAGGAAGAAGGACATTAGCCCAGTCCGTACATATGACGGAGCGGGTGCTGCGCAGCGAGGTCGATATCCTCAAGCAGCAGGGGCTGCTCGATACGAACAGCACCGGCATGCATATTACAGCAGCGGGCGAGGAGCTGCTAGAGGGACTGGAGCCGTATATTCGCCAGCTGTTCGGCCTGACTGATCTGGCTGAGCGGATTCGCTGTCATTTCGGATTGAAGCAAGTGATCATAGTCCCTGGAGACTCGGACGAGTCGATCTTGGCGAAGAAGGAGCTGGGACGAGCGGGTGCTGCGGCGCTGCGCGAGGTTGTCCAGCCGCAGGATGTGATTGCGGTAGCAGGCGGTTCGACGATGGCGGAAATCGCTGAATGCTTAACGGCTTCGTCGGCGTTTCGCGGCACGTGGTTTTTGCCGGCGCGCGGCGGGCTTGGCGAGAATGTCGAGCTGCAGGCGAATTCCATTGCCTCAACGATGGCGAAGCGAACCGGCGGCCAATACCGGCTGCTGCATGTGCCTGACCATCTGAGCGAGGACGCGTACCAATCTTTGATACAGGAGCCGAATATCCGCGAGCTGATTGCGATAATCCGCAAGGCCCGCATCGTGGTGCACGGCATCGGAGACGCTATGGTGATGGCGACGCGGCGCAATGTGGATTCCGCCATGAAGGAAAGCCTGGCCCGGGAAGGGGCGCTGGCCGAAGCATTCGGCTATTACTTCGATCATAAAGGGCATGTAGTCCACAACATTCCAACCGTCGGTCTCCGATTGGAGGACATCTACAAGACGGAGCTGGTCATCGGCGTGGCCGGCGGCAAGAGCAAGGGCGAAGCGATAGCGGCTGTCTTGCGATTCGGCCATGAGGATATACTGGTTACGGACGAGGCCGCAGCAGAGCAAATTCTGCATTACTTATCTTAATGTTTTCATAACGGAGCTTATGCACCGTTTTGAGATAAACGCAAACATAATTTTTTTAAGGAGGACATTAACATGGTTAAAATTGGCATTAATGGATTTGGACGTATCGGACGCAACGTGTTCCGTGCTGCTCTGAACAATCCGGAAGTAGAAGTGGTGGCGGTTAACGATCTGACAGACGTGAAGATGCTTGCTCACTTGCTCAAATACGACACGACTCACGGCAGACTTGACGCAACGGTAGAAGTTGCAGAAGGCGGTCTGCAGGTAAATGGCAAGCTGGTGAAAGTATTCGCCGAGCGCGATCCTGGAAACCTGCCTTGGGGTGAGGCTGGCGCTGAGATCGTAGTAGAATCCACAGGTATCTTTACTGCGAAGGAAAAGGCGGAAGCGCATCTGAAAGGCGGCGCGAAGAAGGTTATTATCTCCGCTCCGGCAACGAACGAAGATATCACGATCGTTATGGGTGTAAACGAAGACAAGTACGATCCGGCAAGCCATACGGTCATCTCCAACGCGTCTTGTACAACGAACTGCTTGGCGCCATTCGCGAAAGTATTGAATGACAAGTTCGGCATCGTAAAGGGCATGATGACTACAGTTCACTCTTACACGAATGACCAGTCCGTTCTGGACGTGCCTCATAAGGACGCTCGCCGCGCGCGTGCTGCTGCAGAGAACATCATTCCTTCCACAACAGGCGCAGCGAAAGCTGTTTCTCTCGTGTTGCCTGAACTGAAGGGCAAGCTGAACGGTATGGCTATGCGTGTTCCTACACCGAACGTATCCGTAACGGACCTCGTTGTAGAACTGAGCCAGAACGTAACTGTAGATCAAGTCAATGCTGCGCTGAAAGAAGCTTCCGAAGGCGCGCTGAAGGGCATCATGAACTATTCCGAGGAGCCGCTTGTTTCGAGCGACTACAATGGCGATCCGGCTTCCTCCACGATTGACGCCCTGTCCACAATGGTTGTAGGCGACAACATGGTGAAGGTTGTTTCCTGGTACGACAATGAGTGGGGTTACTCCAACCGCGTTGTGGATCTCGCTTCCTACATCGCAAGCAAAGGTCTGTAAGACTGAAAAAAATCAATAAGGGAACCAAGAGGAGAAGCAATTCTCCTCTTTCCCTGATTATAGGGAACCCGCGAGATCACAAGTGTGAAAGAATGAAGGAGGATACCGTCATGAACAAGAAAAGCGTCCGTGATGTAGAAGTACAAGGGAAACGAGTTTTCGTGCGCGTGGATTTCAACGTGCCGCAGCAGGACGGAAAAATTACCGACGATACGCGGATTCGCGAAACCTTGCCGACGATTCAATATTTGATCGAGCGCGGCGCCAAGGTGATTCTCGCAAGCCATATGGGACGCCCGAACGGCGAAGTGGTGGAGGAGCTGCGTCTGACGCAAGCGGCCGCACGCTTGTCCGAGCTGCTCGGCAAGCCGGTGCAAAAGGCTGATGAAGCCATTGGCGAGAATGTGAAGCAATTGGTAACTCAGCTGAATGAAGGCGACGTGCTCTTGCTGGAGAATGTTCGCTTCTATCCAGGCGAAGAGAAGAACGATCCGGAATTGGCGAAGGCGTTCGCTGAGCTGGCAGACCTGTATGTGAACGATGCATTCGGAGCCGCTCACCGCGCGCATGCGTCTACAGAAGGAATCGCCCATCACTTGCTGGCGGTATCGGGTCTCTTGATGGAGAAGGAGCTCGAAGTGCTGGGCAAGGCGCTGTCTAACCCGGACCGTCCGTTTACAGCCATCGTAGGCGGTGCGAAGGTCAAGGACAAGATTGGCGTTATCGAGAACCTGCTGAACATTGCAGACAATATTATTATCGGCGGCGGCCTCTCCTACACCTTCTTCAAGGCGCAAGGATACGAGATCGGCAAATCGCTGGTAGATAACGAGAAGCTGGATCTGGCGCTGAGCTTTATTCAGAAAGCGAAAGAGAAGGGTGTCAACTTCATGCTTCCGCAAGATATCGTCGTGACAGACGATTTCAGTGTGGATGCCAACACCAAAGTCGTCGATGTGACTGCCATTCCGTCGGATTGGGAAGGCGTGGACATCGGTCCGAAGACGCGGGAAATCTATGCGAAGACGATTCACGAGTCGAAGCTGGTCGTTTGGAACGGTCCGATGGGCGTGTTCGAGATGGCGCCATTCTCTAACGGCACGCGTGCTGTAGCGGAAGCTTGCGCGACGACACCGGCATATACGGTAATCGGCGGCGGCGATTCCGCAGCGGCAGTCGAAAAGTTCGAGATGGGCGACAAGATGGATCATATCTCCACGGGCGGCGGCGCATCGCTGGAGTTCATGGAAGGCAAAGCGCTGCCGGGCGTAGTCGCATTGAACGACAAGTAAGAGAGGAGTGGGCAGGAACGTGAGAACACCGATTATTGCAGGAAATTGGAAAATGTTCAAGACAGCCGCCGAAGCGACAGCTTTCGTCGAGGCTGTCAAGGGCAAGGCAGAGGTCGGCGGCGTGGAAAGCGTCATCTGTGCGCCGTTCACTGCGCTCCCGGCGCTGGTGGAAGCTGTCAAGGGCACGACGATCCGGGTAGGCGCGCAGAACTTCCACTGGGAAGAAAGCGGCGCCTTCACGGGGGAAATCAGCGGCGTGATGCTGCAGGATCTCGGCGTCAAATATGTCATCATCGGCCATTCCGAACGCCGCGCTTACTTCGCGGAAACGGATGAGACGGTGAACAAGAAGACGAAGGCGGCGTTCCAGTACGATTTGATTCCGATCGTCTGCGTTGGCGAGAAGCTGGAAGAGCGCGAAGCCGGACGGACGAAGGAAGTGTGCAAGGTGCAGACGGACGCGGCGTTGGAAGGCCTTACGGCTGAGCAGGCGGCGAAGGTTGTTATCGCTTATGAGCCGATCTGGGCGATTGGCACAGGCAAGTCCAGCACGGCTGAGGATGCGAATGAGGTGATCGGCTACATACGCGAGCAAGTCGCTGCCAAGTTCGGCGACAGCACCGCGCAGGCGGTCCGCATCCAATATGGCGGCAGCGTGAAGCCGGCAAATGTGAAGGAATTCATGAGCCAATCCGATATCGACGGGGCGTTGGTAGGCGGAGCGAGCCTCGAGCCGAATTCCTACATTCAGCTTGTTGAGGGGGCGCGCTAAGATGAGCGTACCAAAACCGGTAGCTTTAATCATCCTGGACGGCTTCGGCTTGCGTGAAGACGATACGTGCAACGCAGTAGCGCAGGCCAACAAGCCGAACTTCGACCGTTATTGGACGCAATACCCGCATACGCAGCTGACGGCGTGCGGCGAGGCAGTCGGCCTGCCGGAAGGTCAGATGGGCAACTCTGAGGTCGGCCATCTGAACATCGGCGCGGGCCGCATCGTGTATCAGGATTTGACCCGCATTCACAAGTCGATTCGCGAAGGGGACTTCTACGAGAACGAAACCTTGCGGAAGGCGGTGCGCCACGCCAAGGAGAACGGCACGAAGCTGCATCTTTATGGATTGCTCTCAGACGGCGGCGTGCACAGCCATATTGACCATCTGTTCGCCTTGCTTGATCTGGCGAAGCGCGAAGGACTGAAGGATGTGTACGTGCATGCGTTCCTGGACGGCCGCGACGTGGCGCCTGACAGCGCAAAGCATTACATGGAGCGGCTGCAGGCGTATATCAAGGACAGCGGCGTAGGCAAGGTGGCGACCGTACAAGGCCGCTATTACGCGATGGACCGCGACAAGCGCTGGGATCGTGTCGAGAAGTCGTACCGCGCGATGGTCTACGGAGACGGTCCGACTCACCGCGATCCGGTGCAGGCCATTGTTGAGAACTACGAGCAGTCCGTCTATGACGAGTTCGTCCTGCCGACCGTGATGGTGGATGAAGACGGCAAGCCCGTCGGACTGGTGGAGTCGAATGATGCGGTCATCTTCTTCAACTTCCGACCTGACCGCGCGATCCAGCTGTCGCAGGTGTTCACGAACGACGACTTCCGTTCGTTCGAGCGGGGCGAGAACCCGCCGAAGGGCCTGTATTTCGTCTGTATGACCCTGTTCAGCGAGACTGTTGGCGGTTATGTCGCCTACTCGCCGAAAAACCTCGACAACACGTTCGGTGAGGTGCTTGTGCAGCACGGCAAGAAGCAGCTGCGCATTGCAGAAACCGAGAAGTACCCGCACGTCACCTTCTTCTTCAGCGGCGGCCGCGACAAGGAGCTTCCGGGCGAGACGCGGGTGCTGATTAATTCGCCTAAGGTGGCGACGTACGACCTGAAGCCGGAGATGAGCGCGTATGAGGTGGCAGAGGCCGCGGTGAAGGAAATCGAAGCCGACAAGCATGACGCCATTATTCTCAATTTCGCCAATCCGGATATGGTAGGCCATTCCGGCAAGATGGAGCCGACGATCAAGGCGATCGAAGCGACGGATGAATGTCTGGGCAAGGTAGTCGATGCTGTGCTGGCGAAGGGCGGAGTGGCCATGATCATTGCCGATCACGGCAATGCCGACATCATGTGCGATGAGAATGGCGGCCC contains the following coding sequences:
- the gap gene encoding type I glyceraldehyde-3-phosphate dehydrogenase: MVKIGINGFGRIGRNVFRAALNNPEVEVVAVNDLTDVKMLAHLLKYDTTHGRLDATVEVAEGGLQVNGKLVKVFAERDPGNLPWGEAGAEIVVESTGIFTAKEKAEAHLKGGAKKVIISAPATNEDITIVMGVNEDKYDPASHTVISNASCTTNCLAPFAKVLNDKFGIVKGMMTTVHSYTNDQSVLDVPHKDARRARAAAENIIPSTTGAAKAVSLVLPELKGKLNGMAMRVPTPNVSVTDLVVELSQNVTVDQVNAALKEASEGALKGIMNYSEEPLVSSDYNGDPASSTIDALSTMVVGDNMVKVVSWYDNEWGYSNRVVDLASYIASKGL
- the tpiA gene encoding triose-phosphate isomerase, which codes for MRTPIIAGNWKMFKTAAEATAFVEAVKGKAEVGGVESVICAPFTALPALVEAVKGTTIRVGAQNFHWEESGAFTGEISGVMLQDLGVKYVIIGHSERRAYFAETDETVNKKTKAAFQYDLIPIVCVGEKLEEREAGRTKEVCKVQTDAALEGLTAEQAAKVVIAYEPIWAIGTGKSSTAEDANEVIGYIREQVAAKFGDSTAQAVRIQYGGSVKPANVKEFMSQSDIDGALVGGASLEPNSYIQLVEGAR
- a CDS encoding phosphoglycerate kinase; translation: MNKKSVRDVEVQGKRVFVRVDFNVPQQDGKITDDTRIRETLPTIQYLIERGAKVILASHMGRPNGEVVEELRLTQAAARLSELLGKPVQKADEAIGENVKQLVTQLNEGDVLLLENVRFYPGEEKNDPELAKAFAELADLYVNDAFGAAHRAHASTEGIAHHLLAVSGLLMEKELEVLGKALSNPDRPFTAIVGGAKVKDKIGVIENLLNIADNIIIGGGLSYTFFKAQGYEIGKSLVDNEKLDLALSFIQKAKEKGVNFMLPQDIVVTDDFSVDANTKVVDVTAIPSDWEGVDIGPKTREIYAKTIHESKLVVWNGPMGVFEMAPFSNGTRAVAEACATTPAYTVIGGGDSAAAVEKFEMGDKMDHISTGGGASLEFMEGKALPGVVALNDK
- the gpmI gene encoding 2,3-bisphosphoglycerate-independent phosphoglycerate mutase, translated to MSVPKPVALIILDGFGLREDDTCNAVAQANKPNFDRYWTQYPHTQLTACGEAVGLPEGQMGNSEVGHLNIGAGRIVYQDLTRIHKSIREGDFYENETLRKAVRHAKENGTKLHLYGLLSDGGVHSHIDHLFALLDLAKREGLKDVYVHAFLDGRDVAPDSAKHYMERLQAYIKDSGVGKVATVQGRYYAMDRDKRWDRVEKSYRAMVYGDGPTHRDPVQAIVENYEQSVYDEFVLPTVMVDEDGKPVGLVESNDAVIFFNFRPDRAIQLSQVFTNDDFRSFERGENPPKGLYFVCMTLFSETVGGYVAYSPKNLDNTFGEVLVQHGKKQLRIAETEKYPHVTFFFSGGRDKELPGETRVLINSPKVATYDLKPEMSAYEVAEAAVKEIEADKHDAIILNFANPDMVGHSGKMEPTIKAIEATDECLGKVVDAVLAKGGVAMIIADHGNADIMCDENGGPHTAHTTNPVPCIVTKEGVSLREGGILADVAPTLLKLLELPQPEEMTGQSLI